A window of Clostridium sp. 'White wine YQ' contains these coding sequences:
- a CDS encoding YccF domain-containing protein, whose product MSFFGNIIWIVFGGLIHSIAWLFFGALWCLTIVGIPIGVQCFKMASLQFAPFGKEVVTVDNGGVAFLANILWIIFGGIELALGNLISGVILCLTIVGIPFGLQFFKLAQLSLMPFGKEIR is encoded by the coding sequence ATGAGCTTTTTTGGTAATATTATATGGATTGTTTTTGGAGGGTTAATACACAGTATCGCATGGTTATTTTTTGGAGCCCTTTGGTGTTTGACTATTGTGGGGATACCAATAGGAGTTCAATGTTTCAAGATGGCATCGCTACAGTTTGCACCTTTTGGCAAAGAGGTGGTTACAGTTGATAATGGAGGAGTAGCCTTCTTAGCTAATATACTTTGGATCATTTTTGGAGGAATCGAGCTTGCATTAGGTAATTTAATATCAGGTGTGATTTTATGCTTAACTATAGTAGGAATTCCTTTTGGGTTACAGTTTTTTAAATTAGCTCAGCTTAGTTTAATGCCGTTTGGAAAAGAAATTAGATAA
- a CDS encoding response regulator transcription factor, translating to MTKENILVVDDEIEITDAIEIYLRNEGYNVFKAYDGLEALDILSSEEIHLIIMDIMMPKMDGMRVTLKIRESKNIPIIMLSAKSQDTDKILGLNLGADDYITKPFNPIELIARVKSHLRRYIKFGNYVGEPEGAIVVGGLYLNKLTKEFKVDGQDVKVTPLELKILTLLMENKGRVFSIEEIYERVWNEPSFNADTVTVHIRRIREKIEINPKEPRYLKVVWGIGYKIEKQ from the coding sequence ATGACTAAAGAGAACATATTGGTAGTAGATGATGAAATAGAAATAACAGATGCAATAGAGATATATTTAAGAAATGAAGGATATAACGTATTTAAAGCTTATGATGGACTAGAGGCCTTAGATATTTTAAGTTCAGAAGAGATACATCTTATTATTATGGATATTATGATGCCTAAAATGGATGGAATGAGAGTTACATTAAAAATAAGAGAAAGCAAAAACATACCAATAATAATGCTATCAGCAAAATCACAAGATACTGACAAGATATTGGGGCTTAATTTAGGAGCAGATGATTATATTACAAAGCCTTTTAATCCCATAGAATTAATCGCGAGAGTAAAATCACATTTAAGAAGATATATTAAGTTTGGCAATTACGTTGGAGAACCTGAAGGAGCTATAGTAGTTGGAGGATTATATTTAAATAAATTAACTAAGGAATTTAAGGTAGATGGACAAGATGTAAAGGTAACTCCATTAGAATTAAAAATTCTTACCTTACTTATGGAGAATAAGGGAAGAGTATTTTCAATTGAAGAAATATATGAAAGAGTTTGGAATGAGCCATCTTTTAATGCAGATACGGTAACAGTTCACATAAGAAGAATAAGAGAAAAAATAGAAATAAATCCAAAAGAACCTAGATATTTAAAGGTGGTGTGGGGAATTGGCTATAAAATTGAAAAACAATAA
- a CDS encoding sensor histidine kinase, whose translation MAIKLKNNKFIYFLCLIILISSLFAQTIIIPELVRGYVYRKTSFIESIEFKSNLFDFYGTLMDSYSKYGAGENSDRFKEISKTDIQNRLKVHEDEYNSIKVQLDQIKENEKRDANKDVNNGVINDVISDVTNDGVNKITTGEGTFYSIPELGDFKTYDEGLTLFNNKIPKPTEEDAKKELLSEKKSSYQSLEKVFDIYKNFQYVIYNGENDEILKTNLEKEFSNSEEIKNLQKDARFYVLFDGVKAGNILENITGTINGNYFSDYDSRSYDAVKSEKIKLLIMLPQKLYYQDNIKQAEDRFLYGQNNFMKFAISEGVAVVLLLLSLVYVIKHRRNLIDNFVVRAYKEMWLEMKLVLNIFIAYLLNFFTSLVFNFYGAEEKIVLSIYFIMCTYILLRKRVKLIGIKGVIKESSVLYRLFNQVKKVFLVKSIGIKVSIFVLLTLVFIFALFLIPISRSLTLSIIIILVYIIPYLALVGYYGMKFTVGFSKIVKGSEMICSGDLNYQIDEKQIGTLGTLAKNINSIKSGLEKSIKNETKSERMKTELITNVSHDLKTPLTSIINYVDLIKKGNLSSEDIQDYIKIIDRKSQRLKTLIEDLFEASRAASGEIDLNMERLDIVALLKQSLAEFEERIKDCSLDFRVNAPSEKIYVMVDGKRTWRVFENQIINILKYSLDNTRVYINVEKHEDEVVIVMKNISAFEIDFNNEEITERFKRGDKSRNTEGSGLGLAISKGLTELQGGEFNVEVDGDLFKTIMKFPIVG comes from the coding sequence TTGGCTATAAAATTGAAAAACAATAAATTTATATATTTTTTATGTCTTATAATATTAATTTCTTCATTATTTGCTCAAACGATAATAATACCTGAACTGGTAAGAGGTTATGTTTATAGAAAAACAAGTTTTATAGAATCAATAGAATTTAAGTCTAATCTTTTTGATTTTTATGGTACATTAATGGATTCATACTCAAAGTATGGAGCAGGAGAAAATAGTGATAGATTTAAGGAAATTTCTAAGACTGATATACAAAATAGGTTAAAGGTACACGAAGATGAGTATAATTCAATAAAAGTTCAGTTAGATCAAATAAAGGAAAATGAGAAAAGAGATGCAAATAAAGATGTAAATAATGGAGTAATTAATGATGTAATTAGTGATGTAACTAATGATGGAGTTAATAAAATAACAACAGGTGAAGGAACTTTTTATAGTATACCTGAATTAGGAGATTTTAAAACTTATGATGAAGGACTTACTCTATTTAACAATAAAATTCCAAAACCAACTGAAGAAGATGCAAAAAAGGAATTATTATCAGAGAAAAAATCATCATATCAAAGTTTAGAAAAAGTATTTGATATTTATAAAAATTTTCAGTATGTAATTTATAATGGTGAAAATGACGAAATATTAAAAACAAACTTAGAAAAAGAGTTTAGTAATAGTGAGGAGATTAAAAACTTACAAAAAGATGCTAGATTCTATGTGCTTTTTGATGGAGTAAAGGCAGGAAACATACTAGAGAATATAACAGGAACTATTAATGGTAATTACTTTAGTGATTATGATTCTAGGTCCTATGATGCAGTAAAAAGTGAAAAAATAAAGCTACTAATAATGCTACCTCAAAAGCTATATTATCAAGATAATATAAAACAAGCTGAAGATAGATTTTTATATGGACAAAATAATTTTATGAAATTTGCTATTTCAGAAGGAGTAGCAGTTGTATTACTTTTATTATCTTTAGTATATGTAATAAAGCATAGAAGAAATTTAATTGATAATTTTGTAGTTAGAGCATATAAAGAAATGTGGTTAGAAATGAAATTAGTATTGAACATTTTTATTGCTTATTTGTTAAATTTCTTTACTAGTTTAGTATTCAATTTTTATGGTGCGGAAGAGAAGATAGTTTTATCTATTTATTTCATAATGTGCACCTATATCCTACTGAGAAAAAGAGTTAAGCTAATTGGAATAAAAGGAGTCATAAAAGAAAGCAGTGTTTTATATAGATTATTTAACCAAGTAAAGAAAGTATTTTTAGTGAAATCAATAGGAATAAAAGTGAGTATATTTGTTCTATTAACATTAGTATTCATCTTTGCACTATTCTTAATTCCAATATCAAGAAGCTTAACACTTAGTATTATTATAATTTTAGTTTATATAATTCCTTATTTAGCTTTAGTGGGCTATTATGGAATGAAGTTTACAGTGGGTTTTAGTAAGATTGTAAAAGGTTCAGAGATGATTTGCAGTGGAGATTTAAATTATCAAATAGATGAAAAGCAAATCGGAACCTTGGGCACATTAGCTAAAAATATAAATAGCATTAAAAGCGGGTTAGAAAAATCAATTAAGAATGAAACAAAGAGTGAAAGAATGAAAACAGAGCTAATTACAAATGTCTCCCACGACTTAAAAACGCCACTAACCTCAATAATAAATTATGTTGATTTGATAAAAAAGGGGAACTTATCTAGTGAAGACATCCAAGATTATATAAAGATTATAGATAGAAAATCTCAAAGATTAAAAACTCTAATTGAAGATTTATTTGAAGCTTCTAGAGCTGCAAGCGGAGAAATAGATTTAAATATGGAAAGGCTTGATATAGTCGCTTTACTAAAACAATCTTTGGCAGAATTTGAGGAAAGAATAAAAGATTGTTCTCTAGATTTTAGAGTAAATGCACCAAGTGAAAAAATATATGTTATGGTGGACGGCAAGAGAACTTGGAGAGTATTTGAGAATCAAATTATTAATATTTTAAAGTATTCTTTGGATAATACAAGAGTATATATTAATGTTGAAAAACATGAAGATGAAGTTGTGATTGTAATGAAAAATATTTCAGCCTTCGAGATAGATTTTAATAATGAAGAAATAACAGAACGATTTAAGAGAGGTGATAAGTCGAGAAATACAGAAGGGTCAGGATTGGGTCTAGCTATTTCGAAAGGTCTTACAGAGCTTCAAGGGGGAGAATTTAATGTGGAAGTTGATGGAGATTTATTCAAAACAATAATGAAATTTCCCATTGTAGGATAA
- the leuS gene encoding leucine--tRNA ligase → MGNYGTSIDRKWQDKWEETKLYEFDKENLDKKLYVLEMFSYPSGSQLHAGHWFNYGPVDSWARFKRMNGYNVFQPMGFDAFGLPAENYAIKTGIHPHDSTLKNIETMEKQLKAMGAMFNWESEVVTCLPDYYKWTQWVFLELFEKGLAYRKKAPVNWCPSCNTVLANEQVIDGVCERCSTEVTKKDLTQWFLKITDYADELLEKLDTLDWPEKTVAMQKHWIGRSTGAQVTFKLKDSDLSFDVFTTRVDTLYGVTYVVLAPENPLVDEITKAEQKAVVDAYKEEAKKQSDIERQSISREKTGVFTGSYAINPINGREVPVWVGDYVLATYGTGAVMAVPAHDERDFTFAQKFNLPIERVINAKDGSSPELPYCEYGVLTNSGEFDGLTTEEGKVKLVEKLAKNNLGEQKVNYRLRDWLVSRQRYWGSPIPIIHCEKCGTVPVPEKDLPVQLPYDVEFAPDGKSPLAKNEEFINTTCPCCGGPAKREADTLDTFVCSSFYYLRYADAHNNDKAFDPETINKMLPVDKYVGGPEHACMHLLYARFITKALRDMGYLNFDEPFLSLTHQGLILGPDGLKMSKSKGNTISPDDYIKQYGADVFRMYLMFGFAYTEGGAWSDDGIKSVNRFVERIERILETSRELISKGDNSKTTLDKAEKELNFWRHNTIKAVTDDTDKLQFNTAIARMMEFINALSKYVQESTLNLDFLKSVVDDYLRLLAPFAPHFSEEQWSLLGNSYSIFNDAWPKFDPKALVKDEVEIAVQVNGKIKAKINVSSDLNEDGIKEASLGNDMVKAAIDGKTVVKVIVIKGRLVNIVVK, encoded by the coding sequence ATGGGAAACTACGGAACTTCCATTGATAGGAAATGGCAAGATAAGTGGGAAGAAACAAAACTTTATGAGTTTGATAAAGAAAATTTAGATAAGAAGTTATATGTATTAGAGATGTTTTCTTATCCATCAGGAAGCCAACTTCATGCAGGACACTGGTTTAACTATGGTCCAGTAGATTCATGGGCAAGATTTAAAAGAATGAATGGATATAATGTATTTCAACCAATGGGTTTTGATGCATTTGGTCTTCCAGCTGAAAACTATGCTATTAAGACAGGAATTCATCCACATGATTCCACTTTAAAAAACATAGAAACTATGGAAAAGCAGCTTAAAGCTATGGGAGCTATGTTTAACTGGGAAAGTGAAGTTGTTACTTGTCTTCCAGACTACTATAAATGGACTCAATGGGTATTTTTAGAACTATTTGAAAAAGGATTAGCATATAGAAAAAAAGCCCCTGTAAATTGGTGTCCATCATGTAACACAGTTCTTGCTAATGAACAAGTTATAGATGGTGTATGTGAAAGATGTTCCACTGAAGTTACTAAAAAAGACCTAACTCAATGGTTCTTAAAAATAACTGATTATGCTGATGAATTATTAGAAAAACTTGATACATTAGATTGGCCTGAAAAAACTGTTGCAATGCAAAAGCATTGGATTGGAAGATCTACTGGTGCTCAAGTTACCTTTAAATTAAAAGATTCTGATTTAAGTTTTGATGTATTTACTACAAGAGTTGATACTCTATATGGTGTAACTTATGTAGTTTTAGCTCCTGAGAATCCATTAGTGGATGAAATTACAAAAGCTGAACAAAAAGCAGTTGTTGATGCTTATAAAGAAGAAGCTAAAAAGCAATCTGATATAGAAAGACAATCAATCTCTAGAGAAAAAACTGGAGTGTTTACAGGCTCCTATGCTATTAACCCTATAAACGGAAGAGAAGTTCCTGTATGGGTTGGAGACTATGTTTTAGCTACTTATGGTACTGGTGCTGTAATGGCTGTTCCTGCACATGATGAAAGAGATTTTACTTTTGCTCAAAAGTTTAACTTACCAATTGAAAGAGTTATTAATGCAAAAGACGGTTCTTCTCCTGAACTTCCATATTGCGAATATGGCGTATTAACAAACTCTGGAGAATTTGATGGATTAACAACTGAAGAAGGTAAGGTTAAACTTGTTGAAAAGCTTGCTAAAAACAACTTAGGTGAACAAAAAGTTAATTACAGATTAAGAGACTGGTTAGTTTCAAGACAAAGATATTGGGGTTCACCAATTCCAATAATTCATTGTGAGAAGTGTGGAACTGTTCCTGTTCCAGAAAAGGACCTTCCAGTTCAATTACCTTATGATGTTGAATTTGCACCTGATGGAAAATCACCTCTAGCAAAAAATGAAGAATTTATAAATACAACTTGTCCTTGTTGTGGAGGCCCTGCAAAAAGAGAAGCTGATACATTAGATACATTTGTATGCTCTTCTTTCTATTATTTAAGATACGCTGATGCTCATAACAATGATAAAGCTTTTGATCCTGAAACAATAAATAAGATGCTACCAGTTGATAAATATGTTGGTGGTCCGGAACATGCATGTATGCACTTACTATATGCTAGATTTATTACAAAAGCATTAAGAGATATGGGATATCTAAACTTTGATGAACCATTCTTAAGCTTAACTCACCAAGGACTAATACTTGGACCAGATGGATTAAAGATGAGTAAATCTAAAGGAAATACAATATCGCCTGACGACTATATTAAACAATATGGTGCAGATGTATTTAGAATGTATTTGATGTTTGGATTTGCTTATACTGAAGGTGGAGCTTGGAGTGATGATGGAATTAAATCTGTTAATAGATTTGTTGAAAGAATTGAAAGAATTCTAGAAACTTCAAGAGAGTTAATTTCTAAAGGAGATAATTCTAAAACTACCTTAGACAAGGCTGAAAAAGAGCTTAATTTCTGGAGACATAACACAATTAAAGCTGTTACTGATGATACTGATAAACTTCAATTTAACACAGCTATAGCTAGAATGATGGAATTTATAAATGCTCTTTCAAAATATGTTCAAGAATCTACACTAAATTTAGATTTCTTAAAATCAGTTGTAGATGATTATTTAAGACTACTTGCACCGTTTGCACCTCATTTCTCTGAGGAACAATGGAGTTTACTTGGAAATTCATACTCTATTTTTAATGATGCTTGGCCAAAATTTGATCCAAAAGCACTTGTTAAGGATGAAGTTGAAATAGCTGTACAAGTAAATGGTAAGATCAAAGCTAAAATAAATGTTTCTTCTGACTTAAATGAAGATGGAATAAAAGAAGCTTCTTTAGGTAATGACATGGTTAAAGCAGCTATCGATGGAAAAACTGTAGTTAAGGTTATAGTTATAAAAGGTAGACTTGTAAATATTGTAGTAAAATAA